A stretch of the Thiomicrorhabdus indica genome encodes the following:
- a CDS encoding ammonium transporter — protein MEQVLQLSYALDTFYFLMSGALVMWMAAGFAMLEAGMVRAKNTTEILAKNVGLFAIACIMYMLVGYNIMYPGEAVSSFFPGISFLLGADNDVASVIAGGDDAPYYSGMSDFFFQVVFVATAMSVVSGAVAERMKLMSFFAFAIVFTAFIYPMQGYWKWGGGFLDELGFLDFAGSGIVHMAGAAAALAGVILLGARKGKYGPNGESRAIPGANLPLATLGTFILWLGWFGFNGGSELKISNVDEANAVAAIFVNTLLAAAGGVIGALIMSKIKFGKADLTMMLNGALAGLVAITAEPLTPSPLAATFIGLAGGVIVVLAILIIDKTFKIDDPVGAISVHGVVGIFGLIAVTFTNPDASLIAQLTGIAVIFAWVFVTSLILWAIIKAVMGIRITEEQEYEGADQSECGMEAYPEFKK, from the coding sequence ATGGAACAAGTATTACAACTCAGTTACGCGCTGGACACCTTCTACTTCTTGATGTCAGGTGCTCTGGTCATGTGGATGGCAGCAGGTTTTGCCATGCTAGAAGCCGGTATGGTCCGCGCTAAAAATACGACCGAAATTCTCGCTAAGAACGTTGGTCTTTTCGCAATCGCATGTATTATGTACATGCTTGTAGGTTATAACATCATGTACCCAGGTGAAGCAGTCTCAAGCTTCTTCCCTGGTATTTCTTTCCTATTAGGTGCTGACAATGATGTCGCCTCAGTAATTGCTGGTGGTGATGACGCGCCTTACTATTCAGGTATGTCTGACTTCTTCTTCCAAGTTGTATTTGTTGCGACCGCTATGTCAGTTGTTTCAGGTGCCGTTGCTGAACGTATGAAGTTAATGTCATTCTTTGCCTTCGCAATTGTATTCACTGCATTCATTTATCCAATGCAAGGTTATTGGAAATGGGGTGGTGGCTTCCTAGATGAGCTTGGTTTCCTTGACTTTGCTGGTTCAGGTATCGTTCACATGGCCGGTGCAGCAGCAGCTTTAGCAGGTGTTATTCTTCTAGGCGCTCGTAAAGGCAAATACGGTCCAAATGGTGAATCTCGCGCAATCCCTGGTGCAAACTTACCACTAGCGACACTTGGTACATTTATCCTATGGTTAGGCTGGTTCGGATTCAATGGTGGTTCTGAACTTAAAATCTCGAACGTCGATGAAGCAAACGCGGTTGCAGCAATCTTTGTGAACACCCTACTTGCAGCAGCGGGTGGTGTCATCGGTGCGCTTATCATGTCAAAAATCAAATTCGGTAAGGCAGATTTAACAATGATGTTGAACGGTGCACTTGCTGGTCTTGTAGCGATTACTGCGGAACCATTAACTCCAAGCCCTCTAGCAGCAACATTTATTGGTCTTGCAGGTGGTGTGATTGTTGTGCTAGCAATCCTAATCATCGACAAAACATTCAAAATTGATGATCCAGTCGGTGCAATCTCTGTTCACGGTGTTGTTGGTATCTTCGGTCTAATTGCGGTAACTTTCACAAACCCTGATGCGTCATTGATCGCACAGTTAACAGGTATCGCAGTGATCTTTGCATGGGTATTCGTAACCAGCTTGATCCTATGGGCAATCATTAAAGCAGTGATGGGAATTCGAATCACTGAAGAGCAAGAATACGAAGGTGCTGACCAATCTGAATGTGGAATGGAAGCTTACCCAGAATTCAAGAAGTAA
- a CDS encoding GGDEF domain-containing protein, which produces MEELRIPAHSSLKVSRAKLFWKYFLVIFLSFSVLFLIGFSNWYQFNVAQVKQTKISQSSAMLKSHADLIHKEIATIVADLKILSSLPLLDESMSQKEQKEVIEELGSTYLVFMRSRVLYDQLRFIDLNGNERVRVNREPKGAFVTPPQNLQNKSNRYYFQEIRELMPGEVYISRLDLNIESGLVEIPFKPMMRLGLMLYRLDDDGINQPKGMIVVNYLAEKILRLLEHKNAHAVAMEDQNDLMMADSFGYWLQGRTVEQEWGFMFNRPNQNIQVETPMLWSAMQKSNQGSVENHEGVYIFQFVPATLLTLNVGKQLFETFSLVPSKQVGKEYGWYLIDFYSHDVFSNEANKNLLQNQIDWLLAFVMGLLLSVFIAFYVSNRQLVDQRIRFLAYHDGLTGVYSRSAWNQKLVPQLNDWIKNSKPFSVAYLDVNDFKSINDELGHEIGDELLKITSQRLQGAIRSDDSVVRLGGDEFLVVFASDDTVQDSHFLMMKLKSVFSKPMKVKQHTLHVTMSVGIASASEEALSIDALVSKADERMYHDKIAMKQVNE; this is translated from the coding sequence ATGGAAGAGCTCAGAATACCAGCGCATTCAAGTCTAAAGGTCTCCAGAGCTAAGTTGTTTTGGAAGTACTTTTTAGTGATTTTTCTGAGTTTTAGTGTGTTGTTTTTAATAGGGTTTTCGAACTGGTATCAATTCAATGTCGCACAAGTTAAACAGACCAAAATCAGTCAATCTAGCGCCATGCTTAAATCTCATGCCGATCTCATTCATAAAGAAATTGCTACGATTGTTGCGGATCTAAAAATCCTGTCATCACTGCCGCTGCTTGATGAATCTATGAGTCAAAAAGAGCAGAAGGAAGTGATTGAAGAGTTGGGTAGTACTTATCTTGTTTTTATGCGTTCTCGTGTTCTCTATGATCAATTACGTTTTATCGACTTGAATGGAAATGAGCGTGTTCGAGTCAATCGAGAGCCAAAAGGTGCTTTTGTTACTCCACCTCAGAATTTGCAAAACAAATCCAATCGTTACTATTTTCAAGAAATTCGGGAGTTGATGCCTGGAGAGGTTTATATTTCTCGACTTGATTTAAATATTGAAAGTGGTTTGGTTGAAATTCCGTTTAAGCCGATGATGCGCCTTGGGCTTATGTTGTATCGGTTGGATGATGATGGAATTAATCAGCCAAAAGGTATGATTGTGGTGAATTATCTAGCAGAAAAAATTTTGCGCTTGCTTGAACACAAAAATGCACATGCTGTAGCAATGGAAGATCAAAATGATTTGATGATGGCGGATAGTTTTGGCTATTGGTTGCAAGGGCGGACTGTAGAACAAGAATGGGGGTTTATGTTTAATCGTCCGAATCAAAATATTCAAGTTGAAACCCCAATGCTTTGGTCAGCAATGCAAAAGAGCAATCAAGGCTCGGTTGAAAACCATGAGGGGGTTTACATTTTTCAATTTGTTCCGGCAACATTATTGACGTTAAATGTTGGCAAACAGCTTTTTGAGACATTTAGCCTGGTACCTAGCAAACAAGTTGGCAAAGAGTATGGGTGGTATTTGATCGACTTTTATTCGCATGACGTTTTCAGTAATGAGGCCAATAAAAATCTACTGCAAAACCAGATTGATTGGTTGCTGGCGTTTGTGATGGGGCTCTTATTGTCAGTGTTTATCGCTTTTTATGTATCAAACCGTCAATTGGTGGATCAAAGAATTCGATTTCTTGCCTATCACGACGGTTTAACTGGAGTATATAGTCGGTCTGCGTGGAATCAGAAGCTTGTGCCCCAACTGAATGATTGGATAAAAAACTCTAAACCGTTTTCCGTTGCGTATTTGGATGTCAATGACTTTAAGTCGATCAATGATGAGCTCGGTCATGAGATAGGTGATGAGTTATTGAAAATCACCTCGCAGCGCTTACAGGGGGCGATTCGTTCTGATGATAGTGTTGTGCGTTTGGGCGGTGATGAGTTTTTAGTGGTTTTTGCGAGTGATGATACTGTTCAAGATAGTCATTTTCTAATGATGAAATTGAAGTCGGTTTTTTCCAAGCCGATGAAAGTCAAGCAGCATACATTGCATGTAACGATGAGTGTTGGTATTGCCAGTGCGTCGGAAGAGGCTCTTAGTATTGATGCTTTGGTATCGAAAGCCGATGAACGAATGTATCACGATAAAATAGCTATGAAACAGGTGAATGAATAG
- a CDS encoding flagellar basal body-associated FliL family protein, with protein MKQTARRALHRAIIATSLMTPIALMGHSTAALAEDSEPMSYSPKYKQFEPPAEKVPKYFAMDKNVVNFNGEGQAKFLAVDFKFMSYYPQLVEVEMEHLRPILKNNIDRVLRNQSFSKLNTPDGPDELRKEILKEAKAILEEHRLFPDLLEDVYLERFVMQ; from the coding sequence ATGAAACAAACTGCTCGACGTGCGCTTCATCGCGCCATTATTGCCACTAGCCTAATGACACCAATTGCCTTGATGGGACATTCAACCGCTGCATTAGCTGAAGACAGCGAACCTATGAGTTATTCCCCCAAATATAAGCAATTTGAGCCGCCAGCAGAAAAAGTACCGAAGTATTTTGCGATGGACAAAAATGTGGTTAATTTTAATGGCGAGGGCCAGGCAAAGTTTTTAGCAGTGGATTTCAAGTTTATGTCTTACTATCCACAGCTGGTTGAAGTTGAGATGGAACATCTTCGCCCTATTTTGAAAAACAATATCGACCGTGTACTGAGAAATCAATCATTCAGCAAACTCAACACGCCTGATGGTCCAGATGAGCTTCGTAAGGAGATCCTCAAAGAAGCAAAAGCGATTTTAGAAGAACACCGCTTATTCCCTGACCTATTGGAAGATGTCTACCTAGAAAGATTCGTCATGCAATAA
- the glnE gene encoding bifunctional [glutamate--ammonia ligase]-adenylyl-L-tyrosine phosphorylase/[glutamate--ammonia-ligase] adenylyltransferase has product MTHSLETLQQWSLYLRKNLSKFEELNSPENWQAPLSDGELYRSVYESVKVAQSDEELRKLQRYNRNYQMCRIALRDLSGLAELEETMRDCSELADALVAASLDWQYQKLNERFGVPIGEHSGKPQKMLVIGMGKLGGQELNFSSDIDLIFAYDEPGRTEGGRKSVSNEEFFTRLGQALNKSLVDFTEDGFVYRVDMRLRPFGDSGPLVSSFSALEHYYEIHGRAWERYALVKARMMAGDFELANDLFDVLRPFVYRRYVDFTAMDSLRDLKQMISAQVVKKGMQNNLKLGPGGIREIEFIVQAFQLVHGGRDKQLQGRQLLPTLHYLLEKGFIELPQYEGLKAAYYFLRRCENRVQEWNDQQVHDLPQDPDQQLFLAQSMGFESYGSFLESLNVHRDLVQKEFSALFAEDEISEQASAMSKVWMSNFDDEEALDDALSEEILEKIPADQRDFFTKLIRDFKQSRSVIHLSANGVERLNALMPLLLEAMFENGYSQIALTRILSVLENIVQRSVYLVLLKENPQSLKHLVKLAQVSPWLTDMLAKYPALLDQLLDERSLYAPLKLNALIDEVEHLLQQVGDDEEMFMQEIRHWRHAQVFRVAATDVTGNVHVMHVSDYLTWIAEAVLHAVVKFAWQLMLKKNGVPGGLDIENPRNPFLILGYGKLGGIELGYGSDLDIVMLYQGVSPSDVATLPAGKNGRQLENSLFFVRMGQKIISLMTTMMPAGIVYEVDTRLRPNGASGLMVTDFEAYRNYIENKAWNWEHQAMTRARAVVGDNQARSAFEEFRKSYLQRPRDIETVRLEVVEMRQKMKDSLDKSDEHLFDLKQGSGGIVDIEFMMQFLVLAYANRVPELVMFSDNMRILESVSKAGLLTEQQVEQLQSAYQVYRSKYHRVALQNEKPLVEQTCYQQERESVKMVWEQLMQPGQVG; this is encoded by the coding sequence ATGACCCACTCTCTAGAAACGCTTCAGCAATGGAGCTTGTACCTTCGCAAAAACCTCTCTAAGTTTGAAGAGTTAAATTCGCCTGAAAATTGGCAAGCTCCATTGTCTGATGGTGAGCTTTACCGAAGTGTTTATGAGTCGGTGAAAGTGGCACAAAGTGATGAAGAGTTGCGAAAACTGCAAAGATATAACCGCAATTATCAAATGTGTCGAATTGCATTACGTGATTTATCTGGTTTGGCTGAGCTTGAAGAAACCATGCGAGATTGTTCTGAGCTGGCGGATGCGCTGGTGGCAGCATCTCTTGATTGGCAGTATCAAAAACTGAATGAGCGTTTTGGTGTTCCTATCGGGGAGCATTCTGGAAAACCCCAGAAAATGCTGGTAATCGGCATGGGAAAACTGGGTGGTCAGGAATTGAATTTTTCATCAGACATTGATTTGATTTTTGCGTATGACGAGCCTGGACGAACAGAAGGTGGGCGAAAGTCGGTTTCCAATGAAGAGTTTTTTACTCGGCTTGGTCAAGCGTTGAATAAATCGTTGGTCGATTTTACTGAAGATGGTTTTGTTTATCGTGTAGATATGCGTTTACGTCCGTTTGGGGATAGCGGACCATTGGTATCGAGTTTTTCTGCGCTTGAACATTATTATGAAATTCATGGTCGTGCTTGGGAGCGATATGCCCTGGTGAAAGCGCGAATGATGGCTGGGGATTTTGAGCTGGCCAATGATCTGTTTGATGTGCTAAGACCCTTTGTTTATCGCAGATATGTCGATTTTACCGCAATGGATTCTTTACGTGATTTGAAGCAGATGATTTCTGCTCAAGTGGTCAAGAAGGGGATGCAAAATAACTTGAAACTTGGACCTGGTGGAATTCGTGAAATTGAATTTATTGTTCAAGCGTTTCAGCTGGTTCATGGTGGCCGGGATAAGCAATTGCAAGGTCGTCAATTATTGCCGACATTGCATTATCTGTTGGAAAAAGGATTTATAGAACTACCTCAATATGAAGGATTGAAAGCGGCTTATTATTTTCTGCGCCGTTGTGAAAATCGAGTGCAAGAGTGGAATGATCAACAGGTTCATGATTTGCCACAAGACCCCGATCAGCAACTTTTCCTTGCGCAATCTATGGGGTTCGAAAGTTATGGGTCATTTTTAGAGTCGTTGAATGTTCACAGGGATTTGGTTCAAAAAGAGTTTTCGGCACTGTTTGCTGAGGATGAAATTAGTGAACAAGCCAGTGCAATGTCAAAGGTTTGGATGTCGAATTTTGATGATGAAGAAGCGCTTGATGATGCATTGAGTGAAGAAATTCTAGAAAAAATTCCTGCCGATCAGCGCGATTTCTTTACGAAATTGATTCGCGATTTTAAACAGAGTCGATCAGTGATTCATTTGAGTGCAAATGGTGTCGAGCGTTTGAATGCTTTGATGCCATTGTTGCTTGAAGCAATGTTTGAAAATGGTTATTCACAAATTGCGTTAACGCGTATTTTAAGTGTGCTGGAAAATATAGTGCAACGCAGCGTTTATCTTGTGTTGCTAAAGGAAAATCCTCAATCTTTAAAGCATTTGGTGAAGCTGGCTCAGGTCAGTCCGTGGTTGACGGATATGTTGGCAAAATACCCAGCATTATTAGATCAGTTGTTGGATGAGCGAAGCTTGTATGCGCCGCTTAAGCTAAATGCGTTAATTGACGAAGTGGAGCATTTATTGCAACAAGTTGGTGATGATGAAGAGATGTTTATGCAGGAAATTCGTCACTGGCGTCATGCTCAGGTGTTTCGAGTGGCCGCAACCGATGTGACTGGAAATGTGCACGTCATGCATGTTAGTGATTATTTGACGTGGATTGCGGAAGCGGTACTGCACGCAGTTGTGAAGTTTGCATGGCAATTAATGTTGAAAAAAAATGGCGTGCCAGGTGGATTGGATATCGAAAACCCGCGTAATCCGTTTTTGATTTTGGGTTATGGAAAACTTGGAGGTATTGAGCTTGGCTATGGTTCGGATTTGGATATTGTCATGCTTTATCAAGGTGTCAGTCCAAGTGATGTCGCCACGCTACCGGCCGGTAAAAATGGACGACAATTAGAGAACTCTCTGTTTTTTGTGCGTATGGGGCAGAAAATCATTTCTTTGATGACCACAATGATGCCGGCCGGTATTGTTTACGAAGTTGATACGCGGTTGCGTCCAAATGGTGCGTCTGGTTTGATGGTCACCGATTTTGAAGCCTATAGAAACTACATTGAAAATAAAGCTTGGAATTGGGAGCATCAAGCGATGACTCGTGCTCGTGCAGTCGTTGGTGATAATCAAGCGCGCTCGGCATTTGAAGAGTTTAGAAAGTCCTATCTACAGCGACCTCGAGATATTGAAACGGTACGTCTGGAAGTGGTTGAAATGCGTCAAAAAATGAAAGATTCCTTGGATAAAAGTGACGAGCACTTGTTTGATTTAAAGCAGGGGAGTGGTGGCATTGTGGATATTGAATTCATGATGCAGTTTTTGGTTTTAGCTTACGCAAACCGAGTTCCAGAGCTCGTCATGTTTAGTGACAATATGCGAATTTTAGAATCGGTATCTAAAGCCGGGTTGTTAACCGAGCAACAGGTAGAGCAATTACAGTCTGCTTACCAAGTTTACCGCTCAAAATATCATCGGGTTGCTTTGCAAAATGAGAAACCTTTGGTTGAGCAAACCTGTTATCAACAGGAGCGTGAATCTGTAAAAATGGTTTGGGAGCAGTTAATGCAGCCGGGGCAAGTGGGATGA
- a CDS encoding P-II family nitrogen regulator, whose protein sequence is MKLVVAIIKPFKLDDVREALHNIDVHGMTVTESKGFGRQKGHTEIYRGAEYAIEFLPKLRVEIAIADEQVESVIETVSSAAKTGKIGDGKIFVMPLEQAIRIRTEETGDVAL, encoded by the coding sequence ATGAAACTGGTTGTTGCAATTATCAAACCTTTCAAGCTTGATGACGTACGTGAGGCACTTCATAACATTGATGTTCATGGAATGACTGTCACTGAGTCAAAAGGCTTTGGCCGCCAAAAAGGTCACACAGAAATCTATCGTGGTGCGGAATACGCCATCGAATTTTTGCCAAAACTTCGTGTTGAAATCGCGATTGCCGACGAACAAGTCGAAAGCGTTATTGAAACCGTTAGCTCTGCGGCGAAAACAGGAAAAATTGGCGACGGAAAAATTTTCGTCATGCCTTTAGAACAAGCCATTCGTATTCGAACTGAAGAAACCGGCGACGTCGCACTATAA